Genomic segment of Salvelinus alpinus chromosome 23, SLU_Salpinus.1, whole genome shotgun sequence:
gtaaaaggaggggttggcgggaggtggtacacaatgcagaaagcccagttagccaatgtgcgggagcactggttggtcgggccaattgaggtagtatgtacatggatgtatggttaaagtgactatgcatataagataaacagagagtagcagcagcgtaaaagaggggttggggggggcacacaatgtaaatagtccaggtaaccattggttacctgttcagaagtctttTGGCTTGTCGGGtagaaactgttgagaagcctttttgtcctagacttggcactccggtactgcttgccatgcggaagtagagagaacagtctatgactggggtggctggggtctttgggaatttctagggccttcctctgacaccgcctggtgcagctttgccccagtgatgtattgggccgtacgcactaccctctgaagtgccttgcagtcagaggcccAATTGCCGtacaaggcagtgatgcaaccggtcaggataccGGTCAGGCACATGCTCgatgctccttttcctgtagtccaaaatcatctccttagtcttggttacgttgagggataggttgttattctggcaccacccggccaggtctctgacctcctccctataggctgtttcatcgttgtcggtgatcaggcctaccactgttgtgtcatcagcaaacttaatgatggtgttggactcgtgcctggccatgcagttgtgggtgaacagggagtacaggaggggactgagcacgcacccctggggagctccagtgttgaggatcagtgtggcagatgtgttgctacctaacctcaccacctggtggtgacccgtcaggaagtccaggatccagttgcagagggaggagtttagtcccaggttccttagcttagtgatgagctttgagggtactatggtgttgaacgctgagctgtagtcaatgaatagcattctcacataggtgttccttttgtccaggtgggaaagggcagtgtggagtgcaatagagattgcatcatctgtggatctgtttgggcggtatgcaaattggagtgggtctagggtttctgggataatggtgttgatgtgagccatgaccagcctttcaaagcacttcatggctacatatgtgagtgctacaggtctgtagtcatttaggcaggttgcctttgagttcttgggcacagggactatggtggtctgcttgaagcatgttgatgttacagactcaatcagggacatgttgaaaatgtcagtgaagacacctgccagttggtcagcacatgcccggagcacacatcctggtaatccatctggccccgcagccttgtgtatgttgacctgttgaaacgtcttactcacgtcggctacggagagcgttatcacacagtcgtccggaacagctgatgctctcatgcatgcgtcagtgttgcttgcctcgaagcgagcatagaagtgatttagctcgtctggtaggctcgtgtcactgggcagctcgcggctgtgcttacctttgtagtctgtaatagttagcaagccctgccacagccgacgagcgtcggagccggtgtagtatgattcaatcttagccctgtattgacccttttcctgtttgatggttcgtcgcagggcatagcgggatttcttgtaagcttctgggttagagtcccataccttgaaagcggcagctctaccctttagctcagtacgaatgttgcctgtaatccatggcttctggttggggtatgtacgtacagtcactctggggacgacgtcctcaatgcacttattgataaagccagtgactgatgtggtatattcctcaatgtcatcagaagaatcccggaacattttccagtctgtgacagcaaaacagtcctgtagtttagcatctgcttcatctgaccattatTTTGTAGACCGATTCACTGGTGCTtcttgctttcatttttgcttgtaagcaggaatcaggaggatagagttgtggtcggatttaccaaatggagcgcgagggagagctttgtaggcgtctctgtgtgtggagtacaggtgatctagaattttttttcctctggttgcacatttaacatgttgatagagatttggtagaactgatttaagtttccctgcattaaagtctctggccactaggagcgccgcctctgggtgagtggtttcctgtttgcttatttcttgatacagctgactgagtgcggtcttagtgcccgcATCtgattgtggtggtaaataaacagccacaaaaagtatagctgagaactctctaggcaagtagtgtggcctgcaatttatcacaatatactctacttcaggcgagcaaaatctagagacttccttagatttcgtgcaccagctgttgtttacaaatatgcacagaccgcccccctcgtcttaccggagtgtgctgttctatcttgccggtgcagcgtgtatcccgctagctgaatatccatgtcgtcattcagctacgattccgtgaaacataggatactacagtttttgatgtcccgttagTAGGATATTCATGATCGTACCTcatctagtttattgtccaatggtTGTATGTTGGCGAGTACTATTggcggtaacggcagctttcctgcTCGCCTTCTGCAGATCCggacgaggcatccggctctACTTCCTCTGCGTCGCTTCCTTATGCGAATAATTGAGATGTCTGCTCTgcggggtgtttggagaatatcgtgTGAGTCCTGCTTGTTATTGTTGCTGAAAAAATCTTTGTTTAATCCGAGgagagtgatcgctgtcctgatatccagaagctcttttctaaACAGAGAATCTTTTTTTCTCATTGTcttagagtcctttaggtgccttttggcaaactccaagcgggctgtcatgtgccttttactgaggagtggcttccgcctggccactccaccataaaggcctgattggtggaatgctgcagagatggttgtccttctggaaggttctcccatctccacagaggaactcaggagctctgtcagaatgaccatcggtttcttggtcaccaccctgaccaaagcccttctctcccgattgctcaggccagctctaggaagagtcttggtggttccaaacttcttccatttaagaatcttgaggaccttcaatgctgcagacatttcttggtactcttccccagatctgtgcctcgacacaatcctgtctctgagctctacagacaattccttcgacttcatggcttcatggctagctagctagcaaacgttagctacCAGCTAATTAGTTATCATTGACATGACAGAAGCAATTTGTTTAGCTAGCTTTTTTGGAATAgcacgctagctagctagttatctaacCTTTGAACTCAGGTCCTGTCTCTAGCTAGGTAGCTACTAGTGGTTAATATTTTAAGACTAACTTActatctggctagctagctagtatttTAGCAAAAGTGTGATAACAAGCTAATCCCTTTAATCTGTGGTAGCTAGCTATTTATGTTAGTAAGTAATGTTAATCTGGAGACGAAAGAATGCACACCTGTtgaggtgaggtgctggctagtggagtagaacacttgaaaaagaaaaggagagcagCAAACTagctagtattattattattattattagcaagTAGTGgataacatacactacatggactaaagtatgtggacacttgcttgttgaacatctcattacaaaatcatgggcattaatatggagttggtccccccctttactgctataacagcctccactcttctgggaaggttttccactagatgttggaacattgctgcagggatttgcttccattcagccacaagagcattagtgaggtcgggcactgatgttgggcgattaggcctgcctcgcagtcggtgttccaattcatcccaaaggtgttcgatggagttgaggtcagggctctgtacaggctaGTCAAGTTCATCCATGGCGATCCCGACAAACCATTTCAGTATGGATCTCATTTGTGCACgcgtgcattgtcatgctgaaacaggaaagaaccttcaccaaactgttgccacaaagttggaagcacagaaacatctagaatgtcattgtatgctgtagcgttaagatttcccttcactggaactaaggggcctagcccgaaccatgaaaaacagcaccagaccgttattcctcctccaacaaaTTGTACGGTTAACagtatgcattcgggcaggtatgtccgttggactgccagaggGTGATGCGTGATTCattttggggcagcaggtagcctagtggttagagcgttgggctagtaaccgaaaggttgctggatcgaatccctgagctgacaaggtaaaaatatgttgttctacccctgaacaaggcagttaacccaatgttccccagtaggctgtcattgcaaataagaatttgttcttaactgacttgcctagttaaatattaaATATTCATCAGtacagagaatgtgtttccactgctccagaatccaatggcggtgagctttacaccattccatcTGACTCTTAGCATTACGCAtagtgatcttagacttgtgtgcggctactcggccatggaaacccattttatgaagctcatcgacaaacagttattgtgctgatgttgcttctaaagacagtttggaactcggtagtgagtgttgcaaccaaggacaggcttcagcactcagtggacacattctgtgagcttgtgtggcctaccattttgcggctgagccgttgttgctcctatacatttccacttcacaataacagcacttacagtgtaTCGggaaagctctagcagggcagaaatttgacagactggcttgtttgaaaggtggcatcctatgacggtgccacgttgaaagtcactgagctcttcagtacgggccattccactgccaatgtttgtgtatggaCAAATTCAAAATTGTGAGAAGATACTTCCTCCACTGTTTCACCAACCAAAAGGTATTACTGTTACCATTTCACACCAGAGCATTCACCATACTTGGACTATCACAGAGAAGTGGTAAGTGCGTTGATATAATCTGGAAAGGGGTAATATGTTAAGAGTAATGATTGAATAATGTCCTGGATGTAAATTTGGGAAGGGCTTCAGGGATTCAAAGGTGCATCAAgccacgctccctcaaaacaatTTAATCACTGAGCAAATTTCTGGTCTGCTGAGCAAAAACTTTAACATTGTTGTGAAAATTCAGAGCAACTTTACTGTGCACACTGAGGCTGTACAcactttaagttagttttaacagtggtcaaataggctactgtggctattttatCATAATATAGTcttaccagagtggcctaccatgaaaagcaatggagaaaatgcatcccataacattttaacatggaaatagctgttctatcattcagcctacagtagccgccaatatgtggtgttcaatgtagggcttgacattaacctgtttattcaCTTGtctttcagacaaggaggtgactgaaaatgttgttgtgttgtttgatgtaagaaaccactttacaaaataaaatgcatcattattcccataccctttgcctattggctacttagcttattcaagcctgtctcaaaatataaTACTGCCATTTTATTAATGCAAAGAAAATGCTCTTCACCTGactcttttcaaagatgtctagaaatgcagACGTGTGCTCTTTtaagaagcaatcactcccccattgctgactacaaactATCTATAaatgggctaataactcactatcAAACAAAGGATATTAACAAATGTGCACAGGTTGCTACATGTTgctctcactttgatctcaaaacaagcacatcgACTCacaaccgctcatgctgtaaaaacagtcccgttcaaagtaaatggcacagatccatatatggcattGGTCTATTTTcatgtaggcctactgcagctttggttggttatggcgcaccagactgtgtagactagagtatgggcctgagtagtgcctgtcaatgcaatagaattctACTCCGATGCCTTCtgcctacaacaacaaaaaattgcatAGTTTATTTTCCATACTAAGTCTTCCATAGTTCGTtatgtttcggtatgttgcattgaaagtggctaatattgcgttgattctatcacaattcccacagtaaagggaaacgttgatagtgttaactaaaggggaaaactctagaaagttgagtgaagttcaatctcgtgcttctctgtaCGTGCTGATATTTCTTCTGGGCAGCAGTACCCGAGGGAACCTTGGCGTCAAGACACATCATTAAAAGCAACCTCTAATGTTCCTTGGACAGAGCACCTATGCATCACACCCTAAAGTGAGACAATCACTGTTCAACTGCAATTATTGAAAATTAGGTTTTATGATAACACATAAGGGTTAATCTTATAAGCATTTTCTAAGTGCATTTATTAATGGTTAATAACTGGATGTAAATACTGGCTCAATATTTTGCAAACACTGACCAGTTATTAAACTATTTTAACCAATTCGCTAAATTtttattggtttataatgcatttACAAATTATTCAATAATTGTTAATAATGTAATTATAACCCCTTTATAAACTCTTTACAAATGGAACCTTATTTTAAAGTGTTACCGATATGGGATTATAGTCCACGGTGTTCAGTTTATGGTACAATTGTTGTACAAACTCACCAAGTCCTGGCTGACTTTGATAGGGTCCTTAAACACGGTCCAAACCACAGCCTCATTGCAATTTGGAGTGGTCAGGGAGCCAAGGTAACGGTAGTATTTGGTACGGTCTACCCCTTCCAGGAGCTCATCCAATGAAATAGCATGAGTAATGTTTACAATATCATCTTAacgaagagagaaagaaaaaacataaataaaatcatATGCTACTGAAATTGAACAGTAAAATTACTCATTTTGAATTCAAAGAGAAAAAATCTTTCCAAACTTTATTTTGAGAAAGTATATCTTGATCAGATCAGAACCAGTCAaatctctcctctcaccttttagTGTGATGGTGGCCAAGTATGATGTCAGAGTATTCCATGCTGCTGGGGAACCAGTTGCATTACCCGGCATGGCCTGTTTGAAGAACAAAGACTTTAGTCATAAAAAAACagcaataaaacatttaaatgctaATCTACTGTGGAAAAATGGATGCAATTTCTAGGAAGGTTAAAGCATCCACTCACCTCTATGAAGAATCCAAGAGCAGCAAGTCCCGTGCTGTCTGTAACGGCCGTGGTCGTGTTACCGTTGTGCGAAGACTTTGCATTTACTATGTGCAACTGAAAGGGGAAGCATAACAGTTGATGTAAAAAGTTATCTAAATCCATTGGAAAATTCAAATGTTGTAATGATACATTTAAAAAGGTGGACTACAATCTGCCATATGTACAGCTGTTCAAGGGTCATTTAAATTAATGACATATATGCCCAATGATTCTTGAGGAAtagaacttataaatgcctcatgagctcagTACAACAGTCGGATTATTGCACCATTTATGAATTTGAGAGAGGTTACGTCTCCCCATCTGTCAGCTTTCTAGTAAACCAAGTGGCAGGGATGCAGTTTGGCTGGAGGGGAAATAATTCAGACTGGACTAAGGCTAAATGAAGACCTTGACATTGATCCATtgcagtgtgttatatgtgcatcAGTATGAGAAGTGACACCCCATGTGACATGGGCTACATTCAGATTCTTAACCCTTCTCCCAAAGTGTACTAATACACTTCCACACATGCATTTAAAAGTAATGGATTAGTGCTTGcaatatggtggaaactccctcCAGCCATGCTTGCACAAATccttgaaggggggggggggtagatgagGGGACACTTCTGGAGAAGGGTAGAGAATCAGAATGCACAATGTTGTGTTGAACCTCCCATACCTCCATGGGGTAGCGTGTTCCATCCACTGTGTGCTCCGACCCAGGTACTGAGGTACCGTTCCCCCAGTGGAGGTGAAACTGCAGGCTGTCATAGGCCTCAGACAGTGCCCCACCTGTAACCTGGACTCCACTCCTCAGCTCCACTTTGactgaaagaaagagaggaggaacaaAACAGAGGAATTGGTTACATTTTGAACATTAAGGTTCCTGGTttggtacatacagtacatgtcaaaAGATtgaacacacttactcattccagtttttattttatttgaactattttctacattgttggaTTATAGtgagacatgaaaactatgaaataacacaatcatgtagtaaccaaagaagggataaacaaatcaaaatacatttcatatttgagattcttcgaagtagccaccctttgccttgatgacatctttgcacactcttggcattctctcaaccagcttcatgaggttgtcacctggaatgtatgtcaatgaacaggtgtgccttcttaaaagttaatttgtggacattatttccttcttaatgcgtttgagccaatcggttgggttgtgacagggtaggggtgcAATACaaaagatagccatatttggtaaaatatGAAGTCCATATtgttgcaagaacagctcaaataagtaaagagaaatgtcagtccatcattactttaagaca
This window contains:
- the LOC139550373 gene encoding carbonic anhydrase 4-like, with amino-acid sequence MNRLVVIIATILVPTGYSAAEVLWCYHDPSCNDTTWPTIATEHCNGSHQSPINIISASAVRDANLTEFNFTKYGDNSTMKNIKNTGETVKVELRSGVQVTGGALSEAYDSLQFHLHWGNGTSVPGSEHTVDGTRYPMELHIVNAKSSHNGNTTTAVTDSTGLAALGFFIEAMPGNATGSPAAWNTLTSYLATITLKDDIVNITHAISLDELLEGVDRTKYYRYLGSLTTPNCNEAVVWTVFKDPIKVSQDLIDLFSTTLHIGHNSTSALMTNVFRNIQPVNGRMVKTQSSPTTAPPVSGASTMCSSLALMALAWMLLRV